The segment CATGCGGTATTTAAAAGAGACGACCTTGATGAAACCCGTGGCTTCGATGGGGATGGTCCCACACCATCCGCACCGCCTTTCGGTATACGTTGGGCAAAGCATAGCGCTCAAGTTCATTTTCTTCCACCCAACGACAATCTTCAGGCAGACTCTCTTCCGCCGGACACAGCCCCTGCACCAGTGTGACAAACCAGCGCCGATGACTGAACACGTGTTCCAATTCCCCCACCACGGCTCCCAACTCCAAATCCAGCCCGAGCCCGGCCCAGTGGTCCCGCAGGGTTCCACCCGGAACCGGCTCTTCCGGGAGAGTTTCCACACTGGGAAGTCCCCACATCCCCCCCAGCAATCCTTCCGACGGCCGCCGCTGGAGCAGAACCCGGGTGCCGTTCATGATCCAGCCAAAGGTCATTCGCACCGGGACAGGCGGCTTCCCTCTGGTCTTCACAGGCAATTCCGCCTGGATTCCATCGTGATGGGCCTGACACTCCCCTTGCACGGGGCAATCCGCACAAGCCGGGGAAACCGGGGTGCAGATGAGGGCGCCCAATTCCATCAAAGCTTGGTTGAAATCCCCGGGACGGTCTTCCGGAATCAACAACCGGTCCAGCTCTTCAAACTTACGGCGAGTCGATGTCCGGGTCACATCATCCCGCAAAGCAAACCAACGGGAGAGCACCCGGAAGACATTGCCGTCCACCGCCGGAACCGGACGGTTGTAAGCGATGCTCAGAATCGCCCCTGCGGTGTAAGGACCCACTCCCTTCAAGCGGGAGACGGCTGCGGGATCATCGGGTACTTTTCCGCCGTATGTCTCCACCACTTCTTTGACGGCGGTGTGAAGGTTGCGGGCCCGGGAATAATAGCCCAATCCCTCCCAGGCCTTGATCACCTCGTCCTCTTCTGCTGCAGCCAACTCTCCCGGTGTGGGAAATAAGGACATAAAACGTTCATAATACGGGATGACAGTATCCACCCGGGTTTGCTGCAACATGATCTCCGACACCCAGATCCGGTACGG is part of the Kroppenstedtia eburnea genome and harbors:
- the mutY gene encoding A/G-specific adenine glycosylase — its product is MGGKDHRPIQAPEEDWIQAVREKLLDWYDRNRRDLPWRENKDPYRIWVSEIMLQQTRVDTVIPYYERFMSLFPTPGELAAAEEDEVIKAWEGLGYYSRARNLHTAVKEVVETYGGKVPDDPAAVSRLKGVGPYTAGAILSIAYNRPVPAVDGNVFRVLSRWFALRDDVTRTSTRRKFEELDRLLIPEDRPGDFNQALMELGALICTPVSPACADCPVQGECQAHHDGIQAELPVKTRGKPPVPVRMTFGWIMNGTRVLLQRRPSEGLLGGMWGLPSVETLPEEPVPGGTLRDHWAGLGLDLELGAVVGELEHVFSHRRWFVTLVQGLCPAEESLPEDCRWVEENELERYALPNVYRKAVRMVWDHPHRSHGFHQGRLF